From the Salipiger sp. CCB-MM3 genome, the window AGCTTGGCCCCGGCGCCCACGTCCACATGCCCGCCCAACGTCACCGCCCCGGCCAGCGTGACCTGATGAAAGAGCAGGCAGTTGACCCCGATCACCGCGTCCGAATGCACCACGATGCCCTGCGGATGCGGCATCCGCAGCCCGCCGCCGATCTCGGTGCCCAGATGAATCTCGCATTGCGTGATGACCGACCAGACCCGGTGCACCAGCACCCAGTATTTCGACGCCAGCTTGCCAAACACCCCGCCCCGCGCCCGCGCGGCGCTGTAACGGCGGAGGGCGCGCAGCAGCTTCTGCCCCGGATCCCAGACCCCGCGCAAATCCTCGCGCGTCCAGTCCGGCACCTGCGCCGAAATCCTCTCACCTGCCATGACGGCCCCACCCCACTCAAACGCCACAGGTCTGCCCGACCAGCCGACATTCTTGCCCTCGGCTCGCAGTTTCGCAACACTTATGAGGCTAGGATACCCTTAGCCGCCTTTTCCTTTGCAGCCCGGACAGCGCCGCCGCTATAGTCGGCGCTGTGTTCATGCGGGGCTCATGCGGGGGCGTGAGGCGAGTATGTCATTGTCGAGACCCGGTTTTCTCATGTCAGAACCCGCCCCACTTTCCAATGCTGCACCGCCCGGACCGGGCGCGCCACAGCCGCTGCACACTCCGATG encodes:
- a CDS encoding serine O-acetyltransferase, giving the protein MAGERISAQVPDWTREDLRGVWDPGQKLLRALRRYSAARARGGVFGKLASKYWVLVHRVWSVITQCEIHLGTEIGGGLRMPHPQGIVVHSDAVIGVNCLLFHQVTLAGAVTLGGHVDVGAGAKLIGPLTVGDHAVIGANAVVTRDVPAGAVVAGVPARIISWQPEAVTGGPAAHPGAPAEPTHKPARSAAPSGSM